In Pseudothermotoga sp., one genomic interval encodes:
- a CDS encoding Ig-like domain-containing protein, with protein sequence MKVKIGYTIFLLCLTSTLLSQALFSNWQVISEGRDESRYRIVLDGSVVEALEISWYAVSASGSIHNDCVLFICNDAFGKPAAVFRYGRDGDNVDNISGWHLVYLILPSKTAVKTLDIVLRKNYSNPKLVTKLSTVKPANLYVDLQWFPLTHQGKVSYTGYESLPRGKVWMHAAGFFGAPSDSRIDYVIWKRFTKPTVPQNFSPNPDVYFDTIYAGTINVVGEGWTGQGGYTAAIQAGIGQGDWINNAIASGKAQLLWKATNHASEGFIREMMVNTASGVIDIAIDVLDLTLLGYIKFAIESALLFNTLRDIDEKVFGKTTVVFENFPLNPNQSSINVWLRLRAQVVALGFAHSVLSFHTDGTVEGDLKGNRGMEIGTILLHYKGPQSPEILESSLKDGSTEVSLQQQITLKLSTIVNSLDSSKIFFKKAGTGQIVQSNVRLEGDTVKISPKTNFEPNTAYDLTVQSGAFRSNQAGNLREFNLKFTTGSAPTIVGCTLNNGAVEVPLKPSIKFLLNKDAIIAYSSFIVVKKLNGEYVTDAGRSANVSIVGKELIVNFVEALSPEQTYVLEVQRGVLKDSSGNMNTPYSIIFTTVPYVRVVSTQPSNKHPDAPADKPITIQFNKNIKPGSKYDSIQLKNAKTNAIVAIDKLISGSSLVLKPKQPLQQLVEYVVVIPDGAVANAENDAPNTAHNFSFKCGAPPQLVKVEPTNGSKEVFRDQIILLTFSEAIRAGADFSRLSVRTGNTQINYSIKLEYNCIFLTPTSILPANTLVTVFIPKNAFVDLGGSSLDKDYTVSFTTGSGAYPPRIVSSSPSDGDQSVSINSNIYVRFDKTILEGPNWGNIVLKTISGETVQIQKLISYGVQLEVRPVQKLKPNTTYTLILPAGCVKEQLGSLLQGEVSIKFTTEARSGTM encoded by the coding sequence TCTGTGTCTCACCTCTACTTTGTTGTCACAAGCTCTTTTTAGCAACTGGCAGGTAATATCTGAAGGTCGAGATGAATCACGTTACAGAATCGTTCTGGATGGCTCAGTTGTTGAAGCTTTGGAAATTTCTTGGTACGCTGTTTCTGCATCCGGTTCGATCCACAACGATTGTGTGTTGTTCATATGTAACGACGCTTTCGGAAAACCTGCGGCGGTGTTCAGATACGGTAGAGACGGTGACAATGTTGATAACATCAGTGGTTGGCATTTGGTGTATTTGATCTTGCCGAGCAAAACTGCAGTGAAAACTCTAGACATTGTTCTTCGAAAGAATTATTCCAATCCGAAGTTGGTGACAAAACTGAGCACAGTCAAACCTGCAAACCTCTATGTCGATCTTCAGTGGTTCCCGTTGACACATCAAGGTAAGGTTTCATACACGGGCTATGAATCGCTTCCTAGAGGAAAAGTATGGATGCACGCTGCGGGATTCTTTGGTGCTCCCAGCGACTCAAGGATCGACTACGTGATCTGGAAGAGATTCACAAAACCAACGGTTCCACAGAATTTTTCACCCAACCCAGACGTCTATTTCGATACAATTTATGCCGGCACGATCAATGTGGTCGGAGAAGGTTGGACTGGCCAGGGAGGCTATACCGCAGCAATTCAAGCCGGGATAGGGCAAGGTGACTGGATAAACAATGCCATCGCTTCTGGAAAGGCGCAATTGCTATGGAAAGCTACGAACCATGCCTCTGAAGGTTTCATAAGAGAGATGATGGTCAACACCGCCAGCGGTGTTATAGATATCGCTATAGATGTTCTTGATCTAACTCTACTTGGATACATAAAATTCGCTATTGAGAGCGCTTTACTTTTCAATACACTTCGCGATATAGATGAAAAAGTGTTCGGAAAAACAACGGTGGTCTTCGAGAATTTTCCCCTCAATCCCAATCAATCTTCCATCAATGTATGGTTGCGACTCAGGGCACAAGTGGTCGCACTCGGTTTTGCCCACAGTGTTCTCAGCTTTCATACAGACGGAACTGTCGAAGGAGATTTGAAGGGTAACAGGGGAATGGAGATAGGCACTATTCTTCTTCACTACAAAGGTCCACAGTCACCAGAGATTCTTGAGAGCTCTCTGAAAGATGGTTCAACGGAGGTATCACTCCAACAGCAGATCACCTTGAAACTCAGCACAATTGTAAACAGTCTTGATTCATCTAAGATCTTTTTCAAAAAGGCTGGAACGGGTCAAATCGTTCAGTCAAACGTTAGACTCGAGGGTGATACAGTCAAAATCTCTCCAAAAACGAACTTCGAACCGAACACAGCTTACGATCTGACGGTGCAATCTGGTGCGTTCAGATCGAACCAAGCTGGTAACTTGAGAGAATTCAATCTCAAATTCACGACAGGGAGTGCACCAACCATCGTGGGTTGCACGTTGAACAATGGAGCCGTTGAAGTGCCGTTGAAACCTTCGATCAAGTTCTTACTCAACAAAGATGCCATCATTGCCTATTCTTCGTTCATAGTTGTGAAGAAATTGAACGGTGAGTACGTAACCGATGCTGGTAGATCCGCCAACGTGAGTATCGTTGGTAAGGAATTGATCGTCAATTTTGTAGAAGCGCTTTCGCCGGAGCAAACCTATGTTCTTGAGGTACAAAGAGGAGTCTTGAAAGATTCTTCGGGGAACATGAACACGCCTTACTCGATCATTTTCACCACGGTTCCTTATGTGAGAGTAGTTTCAACTCAACCATCCAACAAACATCCGGATGCTCCAGCGGATAAGCCGATCACGATCCAGTTCAACAAAAACATCAAGCCTGGTTCGAAATATGACTCCATACAACTGAAGAATGCGAAGACAAACGCAATCGTTGCCATCGACAAACTCATCAGTGGTTCCAGCCTTGTTTTGAAACCCAAGCAACCCCTTCAACAGCTGGTAGAATACGTCGTGGTCATACCTGATGGAGCAGTGGCGAATGCAGAAAATGATGCACCCAACACAGCCCATAACTTCAGCTTCAAATGTGGTGCCCCCCCACAATTGGTCAAAGTTGAGCCAACGAATGGTTCAAAGGAAGTTTTTAGAGATCAAATCATTCTGTTGACTTTTTCGGAAGCTATCAGAGCTGGAGCTGATTTTTCACGCCTTTCCGTAAGGACGGGAAACACTCAAATAAATTACAGCATAAAGTTGGAATACAACTGCATCTTTCTGACACCAACCTCGATTCTCCCTGCCAACACCTTGGTGACAGTTTTTATACCAAAGAACGCCTTTGTGGATCTCGGTGGTTCTTCGCTCGACAAAGACTACACGGTGAGTTTCACAACAGGATCAGGTGCATATCCACCACGAATCGTTTCATCTTCACCCTCCGATGGTGATCAATCTGTTTCCATAAACAGTAACATCTATGTGCGCTTTGATAAAACGATTCTGGAAGGCCCGAACTGGGGTAACATCGTTTTGAAAACGATCTCGGGTGAAACAGTGCAGATCCAAAAACTCATTTCCTATGGCGTGCAACTCGAAGTCAGACCAGTTCAGAAACTGAAGCCCAACACAACTTACACGCTCATCTTACCAGCAGGTTGCGTCAAAGAGCAACTCGGTTCACTCCTACAAGGTGAAGTGAGTATAAAATTCACAACTGAGGCTCGATCAGGTACCATGTGA